The Apium graveolens cultivar Ventura unplaced genomic scaffold, ASM990537v1 ctg9026, whole genome shotgun sequence genome has a segment encoding these proteins:
- the LOC141705547 gene encoding uncharacterized protein LOC141705547, with amino-acid sequence MAQSWYSRLPPNSIGSFNDLSQAFIKQFISGRVYEKSSSSLMGIIQGVKESLREYLNRFMKEALKLPDLDDKVAMIALQQETSDEFFKMSLAKFPPESMLQLQDRAGKYIKMEESMKKTAVNNEPTGDKKRKTDQEYDAKDKYP; translated from the coding sequence aTGGCTCAAAGTTGGTATAGTCGTCTGCctccgaactctattgggtcctttaACGACTTGAGCCAAGCTTTTATCAAGCAATTTATAAGTGGCAGAGTGTACGAGAAGAGTTCATCCTCTCTCATGGGCATAATCCAAGGAGTAAAGGAGTCCTTGAGAGAGTATCTGAATCGGTTTATGAAGGAGGCTTTGAAGCTCcctgatcttgatgataaggtagctatgatagccctaCAGCAAGAGACTAGTgatgagttctttaagatgtccctgGCTAAATTCCCTCCCGAGagtatgttgcagctccaggatagagCCGGAAAGTATATCAAGATGGAGGAGAGTATGAAGAAGACAGCTGTGAATAACGAACCTACTGGAGACAAGAAGAGGAAGACGGATCAGGAGTATGACGCTAAGGACAAGTACCCATGA